CCTTGTCACTTAAGTAGGATTTAGAGCGCCCATGTCCCCCACTTGGATGAACCATCTCCTATCATTATCTCTCTCCATCATCCTTCCTTGGTCTCTGAGGATCATCCCTGTGGATTTGCCTCCTGGGGGCCTCTCGTCAGCCCTTCAGCCTCTCTCCtggggctccaggaggcctggaagAGGGTCTCCTGAGGCCGAGGGGAGAAGGGGTGATGGGCCCTCAGAGCTGCTTCCCTGGGAACCTGGCCGGCCTTCACCTGAAGGCGTTTAGAAGTGGGTCCAAGCTTCAGCCAGGGCCCAGCTGCTCCATCGGCCTCCACATGCCTCGGCCCCGCCTCCCCTCAGGCACTCTGGCATCCAGCCCTCCCCCTTGCGTCGGAGCCACTGGGCAGGCCTGTCCATTCTCATTCCCGAGACCTGAAGCCTCtgtcctctgagccaccaattaCGCTCCACAGGACAGACCAGCCCCCGACCCCGCTGTACCCCTGGGATCGGGTGGAGCAGGCTCCTTAACTGTGTGTGCAgcgggggcagagggcagagtgaGCTGCTGCCACCCTATAACCCCCTCACCATCCCCTGCAGCCTGCAGGAGTATGTGAGCCTCCACGTGGAGGCTCCTCACAGGGTCTCAGATTGTCTGGGGAGAAAGCggcacccccccgccccctccctcccttggCCTGGCTGCCCCTTGGCCCGGGTCCCAGGCAGCCCTGGCCgtggccccctcctcccccttcttcccccTGGCAGCTCCCTTGCGGCAGCTCTGCTGAGGCAGAGAAGTGGTAACCTGCTATTTCTGGTTCCCACCCTTGGGAGAAAgcgatctggagaagggaattgcaagcTTGCCTTTGTGGTTGGGCCCACTGCCCCGGGGCCGGGGCGGCAGGGCCCCGTGGAGTCAGGCTCCCAGGCCGAGCTGCCCCCTGCCCGCTGGTTCggggctctatccctgggatgGCTGCGGTGAGGTGGGCCTGGCTGGGCCCACCCTTTTCGAGATCACCTCACTGGGGCTTTAGCCAAGGGCTGGCATTGGCCCCATTGTACAGAAGAAGGAGCAGGCCAGGAGAGACTGCCTGCTTGGCTGCACATGGCAGACAGCAGTTGGGATTTTCTGGTGCCAGCTGAGGAGGGTTTGGTCTCTGAGCGCGCTCTGAGGGTAGCCCAAGGTTGCTTTATAGGTTAGGGGTCCCAGCATCTCCCCCTCAGTTCTTTGCAGTACCGAGTGTGCAGGGTTCCTCGCCTGAGCTTCTGTCCTAGGGTATATAATTAGCCAGGCTCCGGGCCTAATAACAGTGTTCCTCCCTTCCTTCAAAGGGCCTGACATGGGCCCTGCCTCACTGCACACAGAAAGCCCTTAGGGTAGCACGGAGCAGATGTGTGGTAGGACTCCCTCCCTGAGGGGGCCTGGCGCCCAAGGGCCAGGGAGCAGGCATAGGGGTCAGGATCCCGGAAGAGCCCCAAGTCAGACTTCCCCTCCCCTCTgtacccccagcccacccccctgCACTGCTGAGGTCCAGTTAGGCCCTCCGCAGGTGGATGTTGACGTTTCCAGCCTTGGTAGCACAGTCCAGATTCTTACCATCTACCaataaaggacttcccaggtagcctggtggtcaagaacccacttgccagcgcaggagacattgagatgtgggtttgatctttgggttagaaagatcccctggaggaggaaatggccacccactctagtattcttgcctggagaaccccacaaacagaggagcctggtgttctacagtccacaggggcataaagaatcggacacgaccgagcgacttagcatacaccaATAAAAGACACTAAGTCTAGAACACAGAGCCTGAGTTGGGACATCTGACTCGCCCCCCAACCCCACAGTGTCTCCCAGCCCCATCCAGGAGGTGTTATAGCTGGGCTTAGAAATACCtgcaaaggaggaagggaaaaggtTCCCGGGGTTTCCAGCTTTCGTGGCAGCATCCTTGCCAAGGCAGGGCATGGGGTCTGcaccccactcccctccctctGGTCGGACACCCCCTCTGGACCCGCGACACTGTTGGGTAAGCACCCCTGCTCTCCGTCCCACCTCAGGGAAGGAGGCCATGCTGAAGCACCGGGACTATGAGACGGCCACCCTGTCGGACATCAAGGCCCTCATCCGCAAGCATGAAGCCTTCGAGAGCGACCTGGCCGCCCACCAGGACCGCGTGGAGCAGATTGCCGCCATCGCCCAGGAGCTCAAGTATGTGTGGGCTCACGGTCCACTGCTTTCCTGCCAGCACCTGGCCCGGAGCGGTGGTGGGGCAGGTGGAGGGGTTCCCCTGGCCCTTTCCACCCTCACCCCCTCCTTTCTCATGCCAAGAAGGAGCCTTACGGGGTGATGCCTTTTGTCCGCCTGTCTTAACCCCAGATGAGACCCATAGTGGGATCTACGTTCCCCAGCAGAAGGGAGGTCTCTGGCCCCCTGAGGTGGTGGGCAGCCTAGCCCACGGCCCCCACCCATGGCTCCCCAAGGGAATCGGGCTGCACAGAGAGCCCATTGTTCGGCCCGGCCCTTCCCTCTGCTGCTCAGAATACACTTATTGTAAGAGCTTCCAGGCAGCCGGTTCtctgccctccccgccccaccccagtcAGATAAACTCGTGCACACAATTAGTACACTGAGTCTCCAGCACAGTGAAAGGGAGCCTTATTCCCCCAGCGCAGGGGCCAGCAGCAGGCAAGGCCCAGGGAGCGGGAGGCCCCagccattacttcatggaaaatccACAGGCCCTGGAGGGGCGGCAGGACTCCCAAAATAGCTGTCTGCTCAAAAATAGGATCCTTGGCTGGAGTCGGCCTTTCGACAGACACCTCCCACCCTGTCACAGTCATCCCCGAAGTTCTGCCTGTTCCTCCAAGGCAGGGGCCCAGCGGCGAGGCCTGAAGGAGCCCCACGCCGGGCAGGGCCGTCTCCCTGACTCACTCCCTCCACACTGCCCAGCTGCTCTGGGGCTCCCCGTGTGCTCGCCCAGGAGCAGAAGTACTAGCAGGCACAGTCCTGGGTGCATACGCCCTCACTGGGCACTGCTGGGGGTCCTGCAGCTCCTCTAGGATCAAGCCCCCTGTACCTGGCACGTCCAGGCCGAGGAGAGTGAGGTCATGGATACAGACGCCCACCATCTGCAGGGGTTGTGGGGGTGGGACAGGCGAGCCCCTGGATGCTGGTTGGCAACAGACTTGCCATCAGCGCTAGACCAGCCCACTGCTCAGGCAATGGGAATGGCCATGTGAAACCCATCGCCCTGAGCCAGGGAGCTGATAGTCCCCCAGGCAGCTCTCTGGACAGTCACCCTGGAGGAAGGGGGGAGGGTTGTTTGGGGTGCCGTCCATTCCCCCGCAGATGAGGCAGAGGCCAAGGGCCGCCTGGGCTGAGCCTGGAGGGCAGCCCAGCTGAGCATCGATTAATGATAATGATGAAAGCTCAGAGCACTCAGGGCCCTCCGTGTGCCAGCTCATCAGTCCCGTTGATCGTCTGTTACAGAGCTAGGACTGAGGCACACAGAGGCCAAGGGCctgccctgggtcacacagctagggagTGAGTGAGATGCGAGTGGAACCCAGACCGGCCTGGCCCCTGCGTGGAGCGCTGCCTTGCTGCTCCTCCAGCCCTTGCCTGCTCCCCTGGCCCCTGTATCCTGCCTGACTGCCTGGTCACCCTAGACCTGTGCACCGACTCCCTAGGAGCCTGCTGCTGGGAGTGCCCAAGTGTGACCCCAGGAGGCGGCAGGCCTGGGGCTGATGCTCAGGAGTGGAGTGGGGGGGCAAGAGCTATGGTATCAGCTCAGTGTTCCCAGCCTCAGTCAAGGCAACAGTAATACCCATTCCCTGATCagcttgtttttttcccttgagcATATTGTTAGTTGCTTAGCATGAGATTGCAGGCTAGTCACACACTTTTTCCCTAATACCCATAAAAACATACCCTTTaatgacttcctactttcaccCACTGGGCGCCAAGGACTGTTCTCAGCACTTCTCATGTGTTAAGTAACTTGGTGTCCTCACAGCCCCACCCCATCTCGCAGATGAAAAAACCGAGGGATCCAGAGGGAATTCACtcgcccagggtcacacaggttCAAAATCGGGAGCTGGAATTCACGCCTAGGGAACTTGGCTCCAGAGCCTTGTCCTCTAACCAGCATGCTCTGCTAGCCTTTCTGTAAACAGAAAAAGcaacccaggggcttccctgggggtgcaCTGCTcaggactctgcttccactgctgggggttTGGGCTTGGCTGCTGCccggggaactcagatcccacagccacatggcacagcccagAAAGCAATCCAGATAAGGCGTGGCTGAGGGTCACAGTCTGGGAGCCCTGTGTCAGCAGCTCTTGACAGGAAGCTCTGTTGTCCTTTCCCCGCCAACCCCCTCGCCAGTTCCTCCTGCCTCAGCCCAGAGAGGTGGTGTTCCCCAGCACCAGGGCCTGGGATGCATGTGGGCGGGTGGGTCCAGTCTCACCCCCCTCTGCCCGGTCCACAGCGAGCTGGATTACTACGACTCCCACAATGTCAACACGCGCTGCCAGAAGATCTGTGACCAGTGGGATGCCCTTGGCTCTCTGACCCACAGtcgcagggaagccctggaggtgagcggtggcgggggtgggggtgggtgcccTCAGAGCTTCCCAGACCCCAGCTCACCATGCACGGCCCCTGCTGGCCCTCTGACCTCCCTTCTCTGTCCCTGTCGCACCAGAAAACGGAGAAGCAGCTGGAGACCATTGACCAGCTGCACCTGGAGTACGCCAAGCGGGCGGCCCCCTTCAACAACTGGATGGAGAGCGCCATGGAGGACCTCCAGGACATGTTCATCGTCCACACCATCGAGGAAATCGAGgtccgcccccgcccccctgcccTTTTCGGGGCTTGTGGGCCCTCTGGGGGCCGGGCCGCCCCCTCACCCCTTCTCTTCACATCCCCCAGGGTCTGATCTCAGCCCATGACCAGTTCAAGTCGACACTGCCGGATGCTGACAGGGAGCGGGAGGCCATCCTGGCCATCCACAAGGAAGCCCAGCGGATCGCCGAGAGCAACCACATCAAGCTCTCAGGCAGCAACCCCTACACCACCGTCACTCCCCAGATCATCAACTCCAAGTGGGAGAAGGCAGGCGCCGCCCAGCCACCCACCTGCTGGCAGGCCGGGGAGGGGCTGCCAGGCGAAGGGCCGCCCCTTGACTGCCCCTGCCCGCGTGCCTCCGCAGGTGCAGCAGCTGGTGCCCAAGCGGGACCACGCCCTCCTGGAGGAGCAGAGCAAACAGCAGTCCAACGAGCACCTCCGCCGCCAGTTTGCCAGCCAGGCCAACATCGTGGGGCCCTGGATCCAGACGAAGATGGAGGTGAGGGCATCGCCCCAGCCTTGCTGCACCCCAAGAATCTCTTGGCAGAATTGAGCAAGAGGCCCTGCTGAATGGGAGGCTGCCCGCCCCTGGCAGGAAGTCCACAGTGCTCCGTGGGGCCAGTGGACCTGGGGGCCTCGTGGGATCGGGAAGGTTATATCGATGGAAATGGCGGTGCCATCCAGCGCGAGACTGCGCTAGGGGTCAGGGAGAGGCGGTCTCAAGTCGATTCTGCCCTCAGCTGCTGCTCCGGAGTCAGGCACACATAACCTCTGCCGCTCAGTGTTACGTCCCCCTGAAAGGGGATGGAGAGTGTTGCTTCATTTCCTCAGCGAACAGTTGGGCACTGCCCTGCGCCAGCCCCCTCGTGAGCACCGCGGTGTCACTGTGACCAAGGTGGTCTGAGCTCAGACCCTCACGAGCATGCGCGTTCCGCCCTGATGATCCAGCCCAGGGGAGGCTTGTAACCATGCCCCTCGCTGCCCTTCGGGTTGCTGCTGACCGAGCGGAATCACTGAAACTCACGACCAGTCTGAGAGGTCCGGGCAGGCAGCCCAGGGCATAGTACCAGCCGCTGTGGTGGGGCGAGGCGTGGGGGCGCTCAAGAGCCCTGGTTCTGAAGTGCACCAGGCCTGGGTTCCCAGCCCGGCTCTGCCTCATACTGTGATAAGCtgccctctcccagcctcagtttccagcTCTGCAGGAGGGGCTTGTCCCAGGCTTGGGCCTCACAGGGAGGGAGTGGTGGGGGTGGACCTGCGAAGCACTGGGGCAGAAACTCTGGTCACTGCTGCTGTGCtggagggcggggctggggggacaGTCAGTGAGTGGCAGGCCTCTGGGAGAGGACCTTCGGGCCGGAGGTGGCCTCTCTGCCACCACCACTACCAATCCGGGGTGCGGTAGCCAGCGACAGGGCTCCTCCCGGTGGCTGGTGGGGGCCGAGGGCccgccagccccagcccagcgCCTCCCTCCTCTGTGCAGGAGATCGGGCGCATCTCCATCGAGATGAACGGGACGCTGGaggaccagctgagccacctgaagCAGTATGAGCGCAGCATCGTGGACTACAAGCCCAACCTGGACCTGCTTGAGCAGCAGCACCAGCTCATCCAGGAGGCCCTCATCTTCGACAACAAGCACACCAACTATACCATGGAGGTGCGCCCTGCTCGCCCCGCCAGCCCGAGCCAGGCTGCTGCCTTCTTCCAGTTGGTTTCTGCCCTGTAGAAAAGCCGGCTCCcgctttctctctttcactctgACCGCAGAGACTGGATCCCATGTTCATATTTTTTGAAGAGTTGACTTCCTTACCAGTACTCTCCCATCACCATGATCACACACATCTCAGGACAATCTCCCTGGAGAGCCGGGAGGGCAGCAGCACCTGCCCCCTACTATGGCCTCAGCCATTTGATCCTTTGGTTCTTGCTTGACAGCTGGTTGCTGTCAGACTGGCAGCTTGAAATGATCCCTGGTGATAAGCCCTGAGACCATGCAAATCCTAGGGTGCCACTAAAtaaaaggaagggagaggagttTCCCCAGAAAGCTAGATAAGTGTTGCCTAGAACATCTCTGCAGAGTTCCCCTGAGGATCCTGGCATGGGTGTTAGGCCCCAGTCCTTGGCTGCGTCGTGACCGGGAGCGTGCTGTGAACCGGGGCCCTGGTGGGCAGGCAGAGGCAGGCATGTGGCTGTGTCCCTATGTGCACGGGAGTGTGTGGGACTGGGTTGGCTCTGGGAGAGGATTAGGAGAAACCCAAGTCTGACCCCCCTGAGCTGCAGCTACTGTGGTACCACTGGCCCAGCCTGCACTCACGCCCTGGTTCCTCCCCAGCACATCCGGGTGGGCTGGGAGCAGCTGCTCACCACCATCGCCCGCACCATCAACGAGGTTGAGAACCAGATCCTCACCCGCGACGCCAAGGGCATCAGCCAGGAGCAGATGCAGGAGTTCCGGGCGTCCTTCAACCACTTCGACAAGGTGAGCGGCTCCCTCAGCCCCCGTCTTCCCTCCTTCCCCGCTGTcacctcccaccccgccccctccgTCTTCACATCTGTCTGTCTGTTCACATCACAGTCCCTGAGTATCAGAGGCCACTCACAGGCTGGCAGGGACCCAGCTTCCCTCAGGAGAAAGGGTAACCCCTGGCTCTGTCCCTGGAGctgtgcctccccacccacctgccAGGGCAACCCTGAAGGGACAAGTGCCAGCACCCCCAGGGATCCAAGACAGACAAACAGACAAGTGTCAGCACCCCCGGGGAtcccagatacacacacacacacacacacacacagacaagtgCCAGCACCCCCGGGTATccgagacagacacacacacacacacacacacacatacacacggacAAGTGCCAGCACCCCCCGGGAATccaagacacacatacacacactcactgtTCTTAAAAGTCAGACGTGGCCTGGAAGCCCCATTAGACGGTCCCCGCGCGCCAGTTTGCCCCAGGCCCTCCCTGCTGGGCTTGAGGTGCCATCCACCTGCCGTCCGTGGGGAGGATGTGCTCCAGGGGTTAGCAGGGCCCTGCATCCCACACAAGAGGGGGCAgtcccctctctcccaccccagatCCTGGAGGCCAGGAGAGCTCCCCTGTTCCCTCCCAGGAGTCCTGGGACTTGAGTCCTGCACCTCtcagcccccaccctgccctggccCAGAGGAGGCGGGGTGAGGCCTCTGACCACCCTCCAGGCCCCACCCTGCCATCACCTTGTCCTTGTCACCTCTAACTCTGTGtttccctccccccgccccgtgtgtccccctcccccgccctctgCATGTGACCCCGGCCCCCGGCCCTGCCTCTGCCGGCCTGGTCTCCACACCGCCCGCCCCTCCTGCACACCTGCCTCCGGATGCCGCCGGCAGGACCATGGCGGGGCGCTGGGGCCGGAAGAGTTCAAGGCCTGCCTCATCAGCCTGGGCTACGACGTGGAGAACGACCGGCAGGTACGCGCCCCCGGGGCCCCAGCGGACCGTGGCATTAactgctcttctctctctctccttctctctgtctcccttcccTCGGCCACCCCACCCCTCGCCATCGTGTGCCATCTCACCGGCGCTcttgcctcctcctccccgccccgtGTCTCTCCGGACGCCTGCCCCCTTACCTGGTTTCTCGGGCCGCCTCTGTCTGCCCCGCTCCCGCCACTGTCCTGTCTCGCTGTGCGCACGGGGCGGCCCCTCTTGCCTACTCTGGGCCCGGcctcctctgctgtccctgggtcCTGGAGCAGAAGCAGACAGGCAGCATGGACTCCGATGACTTCAGGGCTCTGCTTATCTCCACAGGATACAGCCTGGTATGCCGCCTCTGCCTGCCCTGCTGCTCGGCCTTTCCCCCCCCccactcctgcctccctctcaccctcctCACCACCTCCAGAGTCTCCGTGTCCTCGGGGACCCTCCTCCACCAGAGCAGCGCGGCCtagcctccctcctcctcctccgctgCCTCTGCTGGGCGGGGTCCCTCCGACGacggcccccccaccccaccccctggagCCTCCTACCTCCTGCCCTGGAAGTCTCCGGAGAGAGGAGGCCAGGCCTCCCGCGCTCcctgcttctctttctctctctctctttctttcttcctcgcCCTCCAGAGCTAACTTGTGAGCCAGGGCTGAGGAGCAGTAGGCCTGTTCGATCCTCACCCCAACTCCCCACTTCCCAGGATCGTGGGAGGGGCGGAGCGGAGGGCGCGTGGGGCGGCGGGCCTCGGGGGAGCCAGGACCCTCGGAGGCCCGCCGACGCCACTGGTCCCGTGTGCTGGGCTGGGCCCTGCTCTCCCGGCTCCATGTTCTAGCCGCTGGGCCAGGCCCGGCCTGCCCTGCGCTGCTCAAGGGCCACCTGTCCCCCGCCCACACCCCCCCTCACAGGGCGATGCCGAGTTCAACCGCATCATGAGCGTGGTGGACCCCAACCACAGCGGCCTCGTGACCTTCCAAGCCTTCATCGACTTCATGTCGAGGGAGACCACCGACACAGACACGGCTGACCAGGTCATCGCCTCCTTCAAGGTCCTGGCTGGGGACAAGGTGAGCCAGACACCAGGCGGACAGGCACTCAGGGGCCGGGCAGGCCAGTGTATGTGCCGGGGGTGGGTGAGGGCTGACCCAGACTCCCACCCTGCCGCCCCCCAGAACTTCATCACAGCCGAGGAGCTGCGGAGAGAGCTGCCGCCCGACCAGGCCGAGTACTGCATCGCCCGCATGGCACCCTACCAGGGCCCCGACGCCGTGCCCGGCGCCCTCGACTACAAGTCCTTCTCCACAGCCCTGTACGGAGAGAGCGACCTGTGAGGCCCGCTCGGAGCACCCCCGAGCAAACGGCCCTCCCTCACAGCCTCCCAGAGGGGCTGGGGAGcccctccatcccacctccccaccGCGAGGGCCCCGGCCGCTCCTCTGACTCTGTATCTATGCAAAGCACTCTCTGTCAGTCTTGCTGGGGGGgcgggtgggcagggaggggctggggcaggctctctcctctctctctgtggTCGGCCGCAAGGCTCTCCCTCCCCCTGGATGGGGGCCGGGGAGGCTTACCGGGGTCAGCGCTTCTGGTCTGGTAAATATATATGATGTGTTGtttccttttgggtttttttttttctaactttgtgGAGGGAACAGTGGATCCTCACAGCAAAACAGGCCCCCTCCAAGCCCTAGAAACGGCACCCCCACCCCTTCTCCCCCGAGGTCCCTTCAAGGCCTCCTACATCCAGGCCAAAGCCCGACGTGCCTTGTTCAGGAACCGCCGAACCTGCAATGGGCCCCGCAGAGGGTGCCCGGGCCGCCCGGCAGGAAAGAGGACCTGCCtgctccatctcccctcccctccagcttgGCGTTGCCAGGACGTGAGGGGCTTCAGCTCAGTCCCCCCTCTTCTGCGATAGGAGTGGGGCCAGGCAGACGAGCCTCCGGCCCTCATCCCGACACTCCCCTCTTTGCTTTGTCTGGACCTGTGTATCTCTTCAGATTTTCTAAGGACCACCCTCCTTCCCCAAACTGCGCCCCCC
The genomic region above belongs to Budorcas taxicolor isolate Tak-1 chromosome 18, Takin1.1, whole genome shotgun sequence and contains:
- the ACTN4 gene encoding alpha-actinin-4 isoform X2, whose translation is MVDYHAANQSYQYGPSSGSNGAGGGGSMGDYMAQEDDWDRDLLLDPAWEKQQRKTFTAWCNSHLRKAGTQIENIDEDFRDGLKLMLLLEVISGERLPKPERGKMRVHKINNVNKALDFIASKGVKLVSIGAEEIVDGNAKMTLGMIWTIILRFAIQDISVEETSAKEGLLLWCQRKTAPYKNVNVQNFHISWKDGLAFNALIHRHRPELIEYDKLRKDDPVTNLNNAFEVAEKYLDIPKMLDAEDIVNTARPDEKAIMTYVSSFYHAFSGAQKAETAANRICKVLAVNQENEHLMEDYERLASDLLEWIRRTIPWLEDRVPQKTIQEMQQKLEDFRDYRRVHKPPKVQEKCQLEINFNTLQTKLRLSNRPAFMPSEGKMVSDINNGWQHLEQAEKGYEEWLLNEIRRLERLDHLAEKFRQKASIHEAWTDGKEAMLKHRDYETATLSDIKALIRKHEAFESDLAAHQDRVEQIAAIAQELNELDYYDSHNVNTRCQKICDQWDALGSLTHSRREALEKTEKQLETIDQLHLEYAKRAAPFNNWMESAMEDLQDMFIVHTIEEIEGLISAHDQFKSTLPDADREREAILAIHKEAQRIAESNHIKLSGSNPYTTVTPQIINSKWEKVQQLVPKRDHALLEEQSKQQSNEHLRRQFASQANIVGPWIQTKMEEIGRISIEMNGTLEDQLSHLKQYERSIVDYKPNLDLLEQQHQLIQEALIFDNKHTNYTMEHIRVGWEQLLTTIARTINEVENQILTRDAKGISQEQMQEFRASFNHFDKKQTGSMDSDDFRALLISTGYSLGDAEFNRIMSVVDPNHSGLVTFQAFIDFMSRETTDTDTADQVIASFKVLAGDKNFITAEELRRELPPDQAEYCIARMAPYQGPDAVPGALDYKSFSTALYGESDL
- the ACTN4 gene encoding alpha-actinin-4 isoform X1 — protein: MVDYHAANQSYQYGPSSGSNGAGGGGSMGDYMAQEDDWDRDLLLDPAWEKQQRKTFTAWCNSHLRKAGTQIENIDEDFRDGLKLMLLLEVISGERLPKPERGKMRVHKINNVNKALDFIASKGVKLVSIGAEEIVDGNAKMTLGMIWTIILRFAIQDISVEETSAKEGLLLWCQRKTAPYKNVNVQNFHISWKDGLAFNALIHRHRPELIEYDKLRKDDPVTNLNNAFEVAEKYLDIPKMLDAEDIVNTARPDEKAIMTYVSSFYHAFSGAQKAETAANRICKVLAVNQENEHLMEDYERLASDLLEWIRRTIPWLEDRVPQKTIQEMQQKLEDFRDYRRVHKPPKVQEKCQLEINFNTLQTKLRLSNRPAFMPSEGKMVSDINNGWQHLEQAEKGYEEWLLNEIRRLERLDHLAEKFRQKASIHEAWTDGKEAMLKHRDYETATLSDIKALIRKHEAFESDLAAHQDRVEQIAAIAQELNELDYYDSHNVNTRCQKICDQWDALGSLTHSRREALEKTEKQLETIDQLHLEYAKRAAPFNNWMESAMEDLQDMFIVHTIEEIEGLISAHDQFKSTLPDADREREAILAIHKEAQRIAESNHIKLSGSNPYTTVTPQIINSKWEKVQQLVPKRDHALLEEQSKQQSNEHLRRQFASQANIVGPWIQTKMEEIGRISIEMNGTLEDQLSHLKQYERSIVDYKPNLDLLEQQHQLIQEALIFDNKHTNYTMEHIRVGWEQLLTTIARTINEVENQILTRDAKGISQEQMQEFRASFNHFDKDHGGALGPEEFKACLISLGYDVENDRQGDAEFNRIMSVVDPNHSGLVTFQAFIDFMSRETTDTDTADQVIASFKVLAGDKNFITAEELRRELPPDQAEYCIARMAPYQGPDAVPGALDYKSFSTALYGESDL